One Bacillota bacterium genomic window carries:
- a CDS encoding MATE family efflux transporter: MLNEIMDITLPAFIELVMSTLFGMIDMMMVGQLSPAAITSVGLTNQPFMLLLAVFAAVNVGTTTLVAWNIGAQNVERARSVLRQILVINFILGAVMSAIGILLARPIVTFMGAGPDVMNTSTQYFQIVASGLIFQAVTMGITASLRGAGETKIPMLYNVGSNLLNVFGNYVLIYGKLGFPKWGVTGAGVSTTVSRMIACMAGLYVVYFSRKSIISMSLKGSYKFDLDIIKKVFSIGLPAALEQFVLQSGLMLFARTVSGLGTEGFAAHQIGLNISGLSFSPSMAFGVAATTFVGQNLGAGNEEKAQEYANFIHHVAMAVACFIGIMFILFSHPLARLYTKDLEVAAMAGTVLKILALAQPGQSTQLTLAGSLRGAGDTLYPLYASAIGIWGFRVIVAYLFVNVFGWGLIGAWVALVMDQYTRSLIVYFRFRSDKWKYVKARKQEVTVE; the protein is encoded by the coding sequence ATGTTGAATGAGATAATGGATATTACTTTACCTGCCTTTATCGAATTAGTAATGTCGACATTATTCGGAATGATAGACATGATGATGGTAGGACAACTCAGTCCCGCCGCTATTACTTCAGTAGGGCTGACAAATCAGCCTTTTATGCTTCTTCTGGCAGTCTTCGCGGCTGTAAACGTTGGAACAACAACCCTTGTAGCATGGAATATAGGTGCCCAAAATGTAGAAAGAGCCCGCTCGGTATTACGCCAGATCCTTGTTATTAACTTCATACTAGGGGCAGTTATGAGCGCTATCGGAATACTTTTAGCAAGACCTATAGTCACTTTTATGGGAGCAGGGCCTGATGTCATGAATACATCAACCCAATATTTCCAGATAGTAGCATCAGGATTAATTTTTCAGGCTGTTACCATGGGAATTACAGCCTCTTTAAGGGGAGCCGGAGAAACTAAAATACCTATGTTATACAATGTAGGAAGCAACCTTTTAAATGTTTTCGGCAACTATGTTTTAATATACGGTAAACTTGGATTTCCAAAATGGGGTGTAACCGGTGCAGGTGTCTCAACTACAGTTTCCAGGATGATTGCATGTATGGCCGGTTTATATGTAGTTTATTTTTCTAGGAAATCAATTATTTCCATGTCATTAAAAGGTAGCTATAAATTCGACTTAGATATAATAAAGAAGGTTTTTTCTATAGGCCTTCCCGCTGCATTAGAGCAATTTGTTTTACAAAGTGGTCTCATGTTATTTGCCCGTACAGTTTCAGGCCTTGGGACAGAAGGATTTGCTGCTCATCAGATTGGCTTGAATATAAGCGGATTATCTTTTTCACCCAGTATGGCTTTCGGTGTTGCAGCCACTACCTTTGTAGGTCAAAACCTTGGCGCCGGCAACGAGGAAAAAGCCCAGGAATATGCCAACTTTATACATCATGTGGCTATGGCGGTTGCATGTTTTATAGGAATTATGTTCATTCTGTTTTCTCATCCTTTAGCCAGGCTATATACAAAGGACCTGGAAGTAGCTGCCATGGCCGGTACTGTGCTTAAAATCCTGGCACTAGCCCAACCCGGCCAATCGACACAACTTACCCTTGCAGGCTCGTTAAGAGGAGCAGGAGACACATTATACCCATTGTACGCCTCTGCAATAGGTATTTGGGGGTTTAGGGTAATAGTTGCTTATCTATTCGTAAATGTATTTGGCTGGGGGCTTATAGGAGCATGGGTAGCCTTAGTAATGGACCAATATACCCGTTCACTTATCGTATATTTCCGTTTTCGCTCAGATAAATGGAAATATGTAAAGGCCAGAAAGCAGGAAGTTACGGTAGAATAG